A stretch of Gossypium hirsutum isolate 1008001.06 chromosome A06, Gossypium_hirsutum_v2.1, whole genome shotgun sequence DNA encodes these proteins:
- the LOC107929816 gene encoding uncharacterized protein isoform X4 encodes MKMAKKVASTRELLERWRGIEEEEEETDDTDPSMRRRLHKRKEEWFADAFSVLISLPKENHIWCGSWDIMGPLLETFYNYFKDDRNDSPLRLLWKRISEEMRHCIQCVSQHHQAQEMYSTEYELCTIGPLLDVLRSLDEERVTQHLREINERLVRQEYDPVCDNAEVVNLMYEVLTFPALLDDQALFIDFEKFIEAVDDMHELALAGQQFPGVYALLFFNRRVRTVGHRLAKCMGKMRRAMDLEPLQPLLKKFIGFLENEVLPSPLETSRPRAQLDRLPIWLGITSLLEFLEPPAFEEGILERYPIFLDIVLNHISGDSPEFSHAVSCLRELFTMLGCKLWLRATLSPSVMRNTLLGQCFHTRNEKMHKDIFDLFQPFLQSLEALQDGEHEKQRRHFLYFLLHQVPVSSNFSVLTRKTACKIALLIIHRGYKMNPPCPPFECAHMWGPSLVSSLKDSSLYSSLRQPAFDLIQTILVSDAATLITSMLNCCIATSIAKSSSIELDDEEGHNKLPFTQDVEDSDTGCWSEFSTQSQITSPEYREWMCIPMLWIDVLVDIDPSVLPISFSKAVLWARSRFPMIEPENSAEMALDIRGWLSSSAAEILSTFGWKIPTGSDDGGGKESKNSMRLSTMCLPLIKTFNRLTAHFLIRMGQGELRKQWSWEPRMGESLILSLVDPNDNVRQFGKCILEQVSNTRGLGCGLKFLCSDILSLSAVYLGLRHALRLVQLDSVLLKFQTLHHFFFVLCKLLKDEDLPNSEVAEDSSNASNIMKYSSQGGFLKQPLFDALPANMGRNYSSVDPKLRENFCYSLSEIVWPALCKCLVEGKAFVNYSLCQMTCVRVLEILPVLFGRLSPSLVSLCGDSKVALGNLVDFKWLHDLMEWGKSQLKVIVVYWKKAVISLLNVIKLLRSDSSLLMVGAVENLISSDAVDMDELIEQVSRLCVTLSKEVSCAIGHSTLRSKKLFSGASVEGRYPAADVQLPSTGMDVKIFDSLKSEKKMNESNLIVISDDEKEKHIASSKSGHQMLHAQVEFPSTDEQASETYHAKKVVHSTGTDTSADLLESPMKKDSLVSQTQKPEKSRVKPPHCPKPKGPDSERKEISSNSRSSVISSQSKVDQENKFDESVKLNSINQGCKKKNFGTKDTILREVVAADDPLEAAFKTVTVQPSLLAKSGPVAPKRQVIQLRSPFENRSSLHRPEAQVKRFKPPRLDDWYRPILEVDFFVTVRLASAKDDESHTVSKLKEVPVSFHSPEQYVNIFRPLVLEEFKAQLYSSFLEMSSWEEMYCGSISVLSVERVDDFHLVRFVYDIDDSTASKSLSENDLVLLTKDLPKSTSHDVHMVGKVERRERDNKRKSSMLLIRFYLQNGSIRLNQARRQLLERSKWHASRIMSITPQIREFQALSSIKDIPLLPAILNPVSDPTILYKPTLDFSKLSQPLQQFLRSSFNDSQLQALNVAVGSQKIKKDFELSLIQGPPGTGKTRTIVAMVGVLLASFQRRTNESENSQSGYLRQCYNSSTNSNARVSQATAIARAWQDAALARQLNEDVERSKKSIESSTRGRVLICAQSNAAVDELVSRISSEGLYGRDGKRYKPYLVRVGNAKTVHPNSLPFYIDTLVDHRLAEEKMHTNDARNDLSMEASSTVLRSNLEKVVENIRFCETKRANIRDGNSSIKKTSKGSNKEMDVKEMASPELEAKLQRLYEQKKQIYKDLSAAQAQEKKTNEETKALRHKLRKSILKEAEIIVTTLSGCGGDLYGVCAETISSFKFGNPSEHTLFDAVVIDEAAQALEPATLIPLQLLKSRGTKCIMVGDPKQLPATVLSNVASKYMYECSMFERLQRAGHPVVMLTEQYRMHPEICRFPSLHFYDKKLLNGDTVLSKSVSFHGAEGVGPYVFYDVVDGLELREKNSGALSLYNECEADAAVELLKFFRKRYPSEFVVCKIGIITPYKCQLSHLRSRFSSVFGSSVITDMEFNTVDGFQGREVDILVFSTVRAASSSQGISSSSSIGFVADERRMNVALTRAKLSLWILGNTRTLQTDRNWSALVKDAKQRNLVLSIKRPYNISFRTNTRKTLVPEGSDNQLSQVKHVEKVRGDGQLAKQNECQEKLKFEGKRKHIDSVTDCNWSSGGGDIDSLKSKDKHCSKRKAKYDCEPPPGRTILSASANDDRRRLQKVKSRGPEKLLISSGSQEKEGSEVKVKMGENQRSNNDNGGQEVGRSGKNKMSKESKKSSVQEQSSIVSTPQPDGNNEERESNKGGRDPKEVATSQNLFLKRKQQREAVDAILFSGLIPSKKSEQSSKKLHQERSIVPPSVASGSFKPPKKRSTKFLKQGHHAIRFIKGSVQEIFFELIAL; translated from the exons GTTTTGACGTTTCCTGCCCTATTAGATGATCAGGCCttgtttatagattttgaaaaatTCATTGAAGCAGTTGATGATATGCATGAATTGGCTTTGGCTGGGCAACAGTTTCCG GGTGTTTATGCATTGCTTTTTTTCAATAGAAGAGTGCGGACTGTTGGTCATCGTTTAGCTAAATGTATGGGAAAAATGAG GAGAGCAATGGATTTGGAACCTTTGCAACCTTTGCTTAAAAAGTTCATTGGCTTTTTGGAGAATGAAGTATTGCCTTCACCTTTAGAGACTTCGAGGCCAAGAGCGCAGCTGGACCGCTTACCCATATGGCTTGGGATTACATCCTT GCTTGAGTTCTTGGAACCTCCAGCTTTTGAAGAGGGAATACTGGAGCGCTATCCCATCTTTCTTGATATTGTGCTCAACCATATCAGTGGTGATTCACCTGAATTTTCCCATGCTGTTAGTTGCTTGAGAGAACTTTTCACAATGCTTG GTTGTAAGCTTTGGCTGAGGGCTACATTATCTCCCAGTGTGATGCGCAACACGTTGTTGGGTCAGTGTTTTCACACTAGAAATGAGAAGATGCATAAAGATATTTTTGATCTTTTCCAGCCATTTCTGCAG tcacttgaAGCTTTGCAAGACGGGGAACATGAAAAGCAACGTAGgcatttcctttattttcttctcCACCAAGTTCCTGTGAGCAGTAACTTCAGTGTTTTAACGAGAAAAACAGCCTGCAAG ATTGCTCTTCTTATCATTCATCGAGGCTACAAGATGAATCCACCATGCCCTCCTTTTGAATGTGCACATATGTG GGGTCCTTCTCTTGTGTCTTCTTTGAAGGATTCTTCACTCTACAGTTCCCTGCGCCAGCCTGCCTTTGATCTCATACAAACAATTTTGGTGTCTGATGCTGCTACCTTGATAACTTCAATGCTGAATTGTTGCATAGCTACAAGTATTGCTAAAAGCTCTTCTATTGAGTTAGATGACGAGGAAGGACATAATAAGCTTCCATTTACTCAGGATGTTGAAGACAGCGATACTGGTTGTTGGAGTGAATTTAGCACTCAGAGTCAAATTACTTCTCCGGAGTATAGAGAATGGATGTGTATTCCTATGTTGTGGATTGACGTTCTTGTCGATATTGATCCTTCAGTTCTCCCAATATCATTTTCAAAGGCTGTATTATGGGCTCGATCTCGTTTCCCTATGATAGAACCTGAGAATAGTGCTGAAATGGCCCTTGATATTAGAGGTTGGCTTTCATCCTCCGCTGCAGAAATCTTAAGTACATTTGGATGGAAGATACCAACTGGCTCTGATGATGGAGGGGGGAAGGAATCTAAAAACTCAATGAGGTTGTCAACAATGTGTCTTCCTTTGATAAAGACTTTCAACAG GTTAACTGCACATTTTTTGATTCGAATGGGGCAAGGGGAACTTCGAAAGCAGTGGTCTTGGGAACCAAGGATGGGTGAAAGCTTGATCCTCTCACTTGTGGACCCAAATGAT AATGTGAGGCAGTTTGGCAAGTGTATCTTGGAACAAGTTTCAAATACACGGGGTCTTGGTTGTGGCTTGAAGTTTCTTTGCTCTGACATTCTTTCTCTATCTGCTGTTTATTTGGGCCTGAGGCATGCCTTGAGACTT GTCCAGTTAGATTctgttttattaaaatttcagactTTGCACCACTTTTTCTTTGTTCTATGCAAATTACTTAAAGATGAGGACTTGCCTAATTCAGAAGTAGCAGAAGATTCTTCCAATGCCTCAAATATCATGAAGTACTCTTCTCAGGGTGGATTTCTTAAGCAGCCACTGTTTGATGCTTTGCCTGCAAACATGGGCAGAAATTACTCCAGTGTTGACCCAAAATTAAGGGAAAATTTCTGTTACTCATTGTCTGAGATTGTGTGGCCAGCCTTATGCAAGTGCTTGGTAGAAGGGAAGGCATTCGTTAATTACAGTCTTTGCCAG ATGACTTGTGTTCGTGTGCTTGAGATCCTCCCTGTTCTATTTGGAAGACTCAGTCCGTCACTTGTTAGTTTGTGTGGAGATTCTAAAGTAGCATTAGGGAATTTAGTGGATTTCAAATGGCTTCATGATCTTATGGAATGGGGAAAGTCTCAACTTAAGGTCATTGTTGTCTATTGGAAAAAGGCTGTAATATCTTTGCTGAATGTAATCAAGCTATTAAGGAGTGATAGTTCTCTGTTGATGGTTGGGGCAGTTGAAAATCTTATTTCAAGCG ATGCTGTTGACATGGATGAATTGATAGAACAAGTATCACGACTTTGTGTTACATTATCTAAAGAAGTTTCTTGTGCTATTGGGCATTCAACCTTAAGgtcaaaaaaattgttttctgGAGCATCTGTTGAGGGAAGGTACCCTGCAGCTGATGTGCAGCTTCCTTCTACTGGGATGGATGTAAAAATTTTCGATTCCttaaaatcagaaaaaaaaatgaatgaaagtaATCTGATTGTTATTTCCGATGATGAGAAGGAGAAACATATTGCATCTAGTAAGTCAGGTCATCAAATGTTGCATGCCCAGGTGGAATTTCCTTCTACTGATGAGCAAGCTTCAGAAACTTACCATGCCAAGAAGGTTGTCCATAGCACTGGTACTGATACTTCAGCGGATCTACTTGAGTCTCCCATGAAAAAAGATTCCCTTGTTTCTCAGACACAGAAACCTGAGAAATCAAGAGTCAAGCCACCACATTGTCCCAAACCAAAAGGCCCTGACAGTGAGAGGAAAGAAATAAGCTCCAACTCCAGAAGTAGTGTTATTTCATCTCAGAGTAAAGTTGATCAGGAGAACAAGTTTGATGAATCTGTTAAATTAAACAGCATTAATCAaggttgcaaaaaaaaaaattttggaacCAAAGATACAATTTTGAGGGAGGTAGTTGCTGCAGATGATCCGTTGGAGGCTGCTTTCAAAACTGTAACTGTACAGCCATCACTTCTTGCTAAGTCTGGTCCTGTTGCTCCTAAAAGGCAAGTCATTCAACTTAGATCACCTTTTGAAAATAGATCTAGCCTACACAGGCCGGAAGCTCAGGTTAAAAGGTTCAAGCCTCCAAGACTGGATGACTGGTACAGGCCAATACTAGAAGTAGATTTCTTTGTAACGGTGAGATTAGCATCTGCAAAAGATGATGAGAGTCACACCGTTAGCAAATTAAAGGAGGTCCCTGTGTCATTCCACTCACCTGAACAGTATGTAAACATTTTTCGGCCGTTAGTTTTGGAGGAATTTAAAGCACAACTGTATAGTTCCTTTCTGGAGATGTCTTCATGGGAGGAGATGTACTGTGGCAGTATATCCGTGCTGTCAGTTGAGAGGGTTGATGATTTCCATCTTGTTCGATTTGTCTATGATATTGATGATTCTACAGCATCTAAAAGTTTGTCAGAGAATGACCTTGTTTTACTCACTAAAGATCTTCCAAAAAGTACCTCCCATGATGTTCATATGGTTGGAAAG GTGGAAAGACGTGAGAGAGACAATAAAAGGAAGTCAAGTATGCTGCTGATTCGGTTTTATCTTCAGAATGGCTCAATACGTTTGAATCAAGCTAGGAGGCAGCTTCTTGAACGAAGTAAATGGCATGCCAGTCGTATCATGAGCATTACACCCCAGATCCGAGAATTTCAGGCACTGTCATCTATAAAGGATATCCCCTTGCTTCCTGCCATTTTAAACCCTGTCAGTGATCCTACCATCTTGTATAAACCGACACTAGATTTCAGTAAGCTATCCCAGCCCCTGCAGCAATTTCTGAGGTCATCCTTCAATGATAGCCAACTGCAAGCCTTGAATGTTGCTGTTGGATCACAGAAGATAAAGAAAGATTTTGAATTGTCTCTTATTCAGGGTCCTCCAG GGACTGGAAAGACCCGAACTATTGTGGCCATGGTTGGTGTTTTGCTAGCTTCCTTTCAACGGAGAACAAATGAATCAGAGAATTCTCAGAGTGGTTATTTGAGACAATGCTATAATTCTTCCACCAATTCAAATGCACGAGTAAGTCAGGCCACTGCCATTGCAAGAGCTTGGCAGGATGCTGCCCTGGCTAGACAATTAAATGAAGATGTTGAAAGGTCAAAAAAGTCAATAGAAAGTTCTACAAGAGGAAGGGTGTTAATTTGTGCTCAGTCAAATGCTGCAGTTGATGAGCTGGTGTCAAGAATATCTAGTGAAGGTCTATATGGGAGAGATGGGAAGAGGTACAAACCGTATCTTGTACGGGTTGGGAATGCAAAAACAGTTCATCCAAATTCACTACCTTTCTATATTGATACACTTGTTGATCATCGGTTGGCAGAAGAGAAAATGCATACAAATGATGCTAGAAATGATTTAAGTATGGAGGCATCTTCTACAGTACTGCGTTCTAATCTAGAGAAGGTAGTCGAAAACATCAGATTCTGCGAAACCAAGCGTGCAAACATAAGGGATGGCAATTCAAGCATAAAGAAAACATCAAAAGGATCTAATAAGGAAATGGATGTAAAAGAAATGGCTAGTCCGGAATTAGAGGCTAAGCTACAACGATTGTATGAGCAAAAGAAACAAATTTATAAAGATCTTAGTGCTGCTCAGGCACAAGAGAAGAAGACTAATGAGGAAACCAAAGCATTAAGACATAAACTGCGGAAGTCTATTTTAAAGGAAGCTGAAATAATCGTTACAACATTAAGTGGTTGTGGTGGAGATCTCTATGGTGTATGTGCTGAAACCATATCAAGTTTTAAGTTTGGCAATCCATCTGAACATACTCTTTTTGATGCTGTTGTGATTGATGAAGCTGCACAG GCTTTGGAGCCAGCTACTTTGATTCCTCTTCAGCTTTTGAAGTCAAGAGGGACAAAATGTATCATG GTTGGTGATCCAAAGCAGCTTCCTGCAACAGTTCTCTCTAATGTTGCGAGCAAATATATGTATGAATGCAGCATGTTTGAGCGTTTACAAAGAGCTGGTCATCCTGTTGTTATGCTTACTGAACAG TATAGGATGCATCCAGAGATATGTCGATTTCCTTCTTTGCACTTTTATGACAAGAAGTTGCTGAATGGTGATACAGTCTTGAGCAAATCAGTGTCATTTCATGGAGCTGAAGGCGTTGGCCCATATGTGTTTTATGATGTTGTTGATGGTCTGGAGCTTCGTGAAAAGAATTCTGGTGCATTATCTCTTTATAATGAATGCGAGGCTGATGCAGCAGTCGAGCTGCTTAAATTTTTCAGGAAAAG GTATCCGTCGGAGTTTGTTGTTTGCAAGATTGGTATAATAACTCCATACAAGTGTCAGCTTTCACATTTGCGATCTCGCTTTTCTAGTGTGTTTGGTTCTTCTGTTATTACTGATATGGAGTTCAACACAGTGGATGGTTTTCAAGGCCGGGAGGTGGATATATTAGTGTTTTCCACTGTTAGAGCAGCAAGTTCTTCTCAAGGCATAAGTTCAAGCAGTAGTATTGGGTTTGTCGCTGATGAGAGACGGATGAATGTTGCTTTGACAAGAGCTAagctttctctttggattttgggAAACACGAGGACTTTGCAGACAGACCGTAATTGGTCTGCTCTTGTGAAGGATGCTAAGCAGAGAAATTTGGTACTATCAATTAAAAGGCCTTACAATATCTCTTTTAGAACAAACACTAGGAAGACTCTTGTTCCAGAAGGTTCTGATAATCAACTGAGTCAGGTGAAGCATGTTGAAAAGGTCAGAGGTGATGGCCAACTTGCCAAACAGAATGAGTGTCAGGAAAAGCTGAAGTTTGAAGGGAAGAGAAAGCATATCGACAGTGTGACTGACTGTAACTGGTCTTCTGGTGGAGGTGACATCGACTCTTTGAAGAGTAAAGATAAACATTGTAgcaaaagaaaagcaaaatatgATTGTGAGCCTCCCCCTGGAAGGACTATTTTGTCTGCATCTGCAAATGATGATAGAAGACGATTGCAGAAAGTGAAGTCCAGGGGTCCAGAGAAACTTCTTATCTCTAGTGGAAGCCAAGAAAAAGAGGGTAGTGAAGTAAAAGTCAAAATGGGGGAAAACCAGAGAAGCAACAATGACAATGGTGGACAAGAAGTGGGTCGTAGTGGCAAAAATAAGATGTCAAAAGAGAGTAAGAAATCTTCTGTGCAGGAGCAAAGTTCAATTGTTTCTACTCCCCAACCTGATGGCAACAATGAAGAGAGAGAATCAAATAAAGGTGGTAGAGATCCTAAGGAGGTTGCCACTTCTCAGAATTTATTTCTGAAACGGAAACAGCAACGGGAAGCTGTTGATGCTATTCTTTTCTCTGGTCTAATTCCTTCAAAAAAGTCCGAACAATCATCCAAAAAGTTGCACCAAGAAAGGTCAATTGTCCCACCTTCAGTTGCAAGCGGCAGCTTCAAACCACcaaagaaaag GTCCACCAAATTCCTAAAACAAGGGCACCACGCCATCAGATTCATCAAGGGCTCAGTTCAGGAGATATTCTTTGAGCTTATAGCCTTATAG